A stretch of Treponema vincentii F0403 DNA encodes these proteins:
- the aspS gene encoding aspartate--tRNA ligase has protein sequence MKRTVTCGQLQKSDAGKTVVLNGWVHRKRDHGGISFINLRDRYGLTQVVVDDDASPELKETAAGLKMEYCIAVEGTVRLRPDSMVNTEMSTGYIEVKAQRIMVLSKSAVLPFQIDEKTNANEDLRLKYRYLDLRSQTMQDHLILRSKVTFAVREYLTGKNFLEIETPTFIKSTPEGARDYLVPSRLYPGKFYALPQSPQLYKQILMVSGFDRYFQIARCYRDEDARGDRQPEFTQIDIEMSFVSRDDVLNVTEDMFRTVFKKTIGADLAQSFPRISYDDAIDLYGTDKPDIRFEMKLQDAAWMAECTDFAVFKDALAAGGAVKALTVKGQAGSYSRKKIEELEATAKIYKAKGLAWTKVAGGAFEGGIAKYCAGAEAEICKKLNAQDGDLLLFVADAKYKTACTALGAVRSKLGKDLNLLDPKVFAFLWVIDFPLFEWNEDEQKWDPAHHMFSAPQERYLDTLEQNPGEVKGDLYDLVLNGYEVASGSIRIHNPELQKRIFSIVGFNPADAEKKFGFLTEAFKYGAPPHGGIAPGLDRIVMLMAGETSIKEVIAFPKNTFAVSPMDESPSEVDEKQLAELHLSIRE, from the coding sequence ATGAAACGGACAGTTACCTGCGGTCAGCTGCAAAAAAGCGACGCCGGTAAAACAGTAGTATTAAACGGATGGGTACACCGCAAGCGCGACCACGGCGGTATCTCTTTTATAAACTTACGCGACCGCTACGGGCTTACGCAGGTGGTTGTCGATGACGATGCGAGCCCCGAACTGAAAGAAACCGCAGCCGGCTTAAAGATGGAATATTGTATTGCCGTTGAAGGTACGGTGCGGCTGCGCCCCGATTCGATGGTCAATACGGAAATGAGCACCGGTTATATCGAAGTAAAGGCGCAGCGCATCATGGTACTGTCAAAGAGCGCGGTGCTGCCCTTCCAGATTGACGAAAAAACCAACGCCAACGAAGACCTCCGGCTCAAGTACCGCTACCTCGACCTGCGCTCTCAAACCATGCAGGATCACCTGATACTGCGCTCGAAGGTTACGTTCGCCGTGCGGGAATACTTGACCGGTAAGAATTTCCTTGAAATTGAAACGCCCACTTTTATTAAATCCACGCCGGAGGGTGCGCGCGACTATCTCGTGCCGTCCCGCCTGTATCCCGGTAAGTTCTATGCGCTTCCGCAGTCCCCGCAGCTGTACAAGCAGATACTGATGGTCTCCGGTTTTGACCGCTACTTTCAGATTGCCCGCTGCTACCGCGATGAAGATGCGCGCGGCGACCGCCAGCCTGAGTTCACCCAGATCGATATCGAAATGAGCTTTGTTTCCCGCGATGATGTCCTCAACGTTACCGAAGATATGTTCCGCACGGTGTTCAAAAAGACCATCGGCGCGGATTTGGCGCAAAGCTTTCCGCGCATCAGCTATGACGACGCGATCGACCTCTACGGTACCGACAAGCCCGATATCCGCTTTGAAATGAAGCTGCAGGACGCCGCATGGATGGCGGAATGCACGGACTTTGCCGTGTTTAAAGATGCGCTCGCTGCCGGCGGTGCCGTTAAGGCGCTCACCGTAAAGGGACAGGCAGGCAGCTACAGCCGCAAAAAGATAGAAGAACTGGAAGCAACGGCAAAGATATACAAGGCGAAGGGGCTTGCATGGACAAAAGTTGCAGGCGGCGCCTTTGAAGGCGGTATTGCCAAATACTGCGCCGGAGCGGAAGCGGAAATATGCAAAAAATTGAACGCGCAAGACGGAGACCTACTCCTCTTTGTTGCCGATGCAAAGTATAAAACCGCCTGTACCGCACTCGGCGCCGTTAGAAGCAAGCTCGGTAAGGATTTAAACCTGCTCGATCCCAAGGTATTCGCCTTTTTGTGGGTTATCGACTTCCCGCTCTTTGAATGGAACGAGGATGAGCAAAAATGGGATCCCGCACACCACATGTTCTCCGCGCCGCAGGAACGCTACCTTGACACCTTGGAGCAAAACCCCGGCGAGGTAAAAGGCGACCTCTACGACCTCGTACTGAACGGATACGAAGTTGCATCCGGCTCAATCAGAATCCACAATCCGGAGCTGCAAAAACGGATATTCAGTATCGTCGGCTTTAACCCCGCCGATGCGGAAAAGAAGTTCGGCTTTTTAACGGAGGCCTTCAAATACGGTGCACCGCCCCACGGAGGCATCGCTCCCGGTCTTGACCGCATCGTGATGCTGATGGCAGGCGAAACCTCGATTAAAGAAGTCATCGCCTTCCCCAAAAACACCTTCGCTGTCAGCCCTATGGACGAAAGCCCCAGCGAAGTCGACGAAAA